The following coding sequences lie in one Gadus morhua chromosome 20, gadMor3.0, whole genome shotgun sequence genomic window:
- the LOC115532738 gene encoding aryl hydrocarbon receptor isoform X1, with the protein MKKHNGPNGQGRNGVDVAALSEGDLLLQALNGFVIVVTAEGLVFYSSSTIQDYLGFHQSDVVHQSVYELIHTDDRGMFREQLHFALNPKLYATEQGGDVSALQCSSDQVKYDPERLPPENSSFLERSFVCRFRCLLDNSSGFLALKFQGRLKYLHGQSMMGEDGSRVQSQLALFSIAVPVQTPSILEIRTKTLIFQTKHQLDFTPMGIDNRGKVVLGYSELELCMRGSGYQFIHAADMMYCADNHIRMIKTGESGLSVFRLLSKSSGWVWVQANAKLVYKGGRPDFIIARQRALVNAEGEEHLRQRRLQLPFSFTTGEAMLYEVGPSLDVTQIETSQSFTSGQQEEVGGLLGCFLNQDKNVYVQDSEAQLPVDQVFMESRALVNVPSDPWQALRLQGDDGGNMIKEEGVTSVSAMMNALEDFVENGELVSALEGLDVDAGELMEWENTLKKLSQEENGENADQTKYELESLLSNDIFAYVDNVLFKEIAEANLNTSQSSCFSPVNNNQSDLFGQRAHYSGSGDTCDMMMFQSPAVGANAVSHAKGLSPAVAPQPMHNRPASVAAKGLPPQTPALFNSTQKLSHYGPAIPEAVPRLSATPQLLTDFFNPSVNLPGLNLPKLPLASNDLRTFDPCGQASISHYQGLAGNAMSNQMLSNQTPSKQTLSNQTLANQMLSNQTLSNQTLSNQTLSNQTLANQMLSNQTLSNQMLSNQMLSNQMLSNHTLPNQTLSTTTLSPQSLQPCPLTGGPAAPMGANGHFLQGSIQQPAVHMAPNVVAPAPSNLPHNDFSMPANPSENSALFTGNCMVQGGAPFQTHSNHRAPQWQPDLQRQHQPLAHASVAQNSHTLPAGSHSQAFESQRLAGLWAQNYNGMNQPPPHRGLAGPLRTNPSSCMLDKPLHPPPATHTLGHPHPHTNGNLASANGTGLVPAMQLCQRGNEAPALHQSPPKGYVQWGQGQGMPPMGTAATGQENAAFGATPRQLLPANISSGAPDDMAAMPHYLDGNKHTQMLSLPTEDNDLLAIPPLVDGNIYFSDQSQLNCCNF; encoded by the exons ATGAAGAAGCACAATGGCCCGAATGGACAGGGCCGGAATGGCGTGGACGTCGCCGCCCTATCTGAGGGCGATCTCCTGCTCCAG GCGTTGAACGGCTTCGTGATCGTGGTCACCGCTGAGGGATTGGTCTTCTACTCCTCTTCCACAATCCAAGACTACCTGGGCTTCCATCAG TCGGACGTGGTCCACCAGAGTGTGTACGAGCTCATCCACACAGATGACCGGGGCATgttcagagagcagcttcacttcGCTCTCAACCCCAAACTCTATGCAACAGAACAAGGTGGAGACG TGTCGGCCTTGCAGTGCAGCAGCGACCAGGTGAAGTATGACCCCGAGAGACTCCCCCCGGAGAACTCCTCCTTCCTGGAGCGGAGCTTCGTCTGCCGTTTCCGCTGTCTCCTGGACAACTCCTCTGGCTTCCTG gctTTGAAATTCCAAGGGCGCCTGAAGTACCTCCACGGCCAGAGCATGATGGGCGAGGACGGCTCGCGGGTCCAGTCTCAGCTAGCCCTGTTCAGCATCGCCGTCCCCGTCCAGACTCCATCCATCCTGGAGATCAGGACCAAAACACTCATCTTCCAGACCAAGCACCAGCTGGACTTCACCCCGATGGGCATCGACAACAG GGGGAAGGTTGTTCTCGGCTACTCAGAGCTCGAGTTGTGTATGCGAGGCTCGGGGTACCAGTTCATCCATGCAGCTGACATGATGTACTGCGCAGACAACCACATACGCA TGATAAAGACAGGCGAGAGTGGGCTGAGTGTTTTCCGACTGCTGTCCAAATCGAGTGGCTGGGTGTGGGTGCAGGCCAACGCCAAGCTGGTGTACAAAGGAGGGAGACCGGACTTCATCATTGCACGCCAGAGAGCTTTAGT CAATGCCGAGGGAGAGGAGCACCTCAGGCAGCGCCGGCTCCAGCTGCCCTTCAGCTTCACCACGGGGGAGGCCATGCTCTATGAGGTGGGCCCCAGCCTTGACGTCACGCAGATCGAGACCAGTCAAAGCTTCACCAGCggccagcaggaggaggtgggcggcTTACTGGGCTGCTTCCTCAACCAGGACAAGAACGTCTATGTGCAGGACTCGGAGGCCCAGCTCCCGGTGGACCAGGTGTTCATGGAGAGCCGGGCGCTTGTCAACGTGCCCAGCGACCCCTGGCAGGCCCTGCGGCTGCAAGGGGACGACGGCGGGAACATGATCAAGGAGGAGGGCGTCACTTCTGTGTCGGCCATGATGAACGCCCTGGAGGACTTCGTGGAGAACGGGGAGCTGGTGTCGGCCCTGGAGGGGCTGGACGTGGATGCCGGCGAGCTGATGGAGTGGGAGAACACGCTCAAGAAGCTCAGTCAGGAGGAGAACGGCGAAAACGCCGACCAGACCAAGTACGAGCTGGAGAGCCTGCTCAGTAATGACATTTTTGCCTACGTGGACAATGTTTTGTTTAAGGAAATCGCAGAGGCTAATTTAAATACGAGCCAGTCTAGCTGCTTTTCGCCCGTCAACAATAATCAATCCGACCTCTTCGGTCAGAGGGCGCACTACTCTGGCTCCGGGGACACTTGTGACATGATGATGTTTCAGTCGCCTGCTGTTGGCGCAAACGCTGTCTCCCACGCCAAGGGCCTCAGCCCTGCGGTGGCGCCGCAGCCCATGCACAACCGGCCGGCAAGCGTAGCGGCCAAAGGCTTGCCCCCACAAACCCCGGCGTTGTTTAACAGCACTCAGAAACTCTCCCATTATGGACCCGCCATCCCTGAGGCCGTCCCCCGGCTTTCCGCCACCCCTCAGCTGCTCACAGACTTTTTCAACCCCTCCGTCAACCTCCCGGGCCTCAACCTTCCCAAGTTGCCGTTGGCCAGCAACGACCTGCGGACCTTTGATCCTTGTGGACAGGCGTCGATCAGCCACTATCAAGGGCTGGCCGGCAACGCGATGTCCAACCAGATGCTGTCCAACCAGACGCCGTCCAAGCAGACGCTGTCCAACCAGACGCTGGCAAACCAGATGCTCTCCAACCAGACGCTGTCCAACCAGACACTGTCCAACCAGACGCTGTCCAACCAGACGCTGGCAAACCAGATGCTCTCCAACCAGACGCTGTCCAACCAGATGCTCTCCAACCAGATGCTCTCCAACCAGATGCTCTCCAACCACACGCTGCCCAACCAGACGCTGTCCACCACGACGCTGTCGCCTCAGTCCCTCCAGCCATGCCCCCTCACCGGAGGGCCCGCAGCCCCCATGGGGGCCAACGGACACTTTCTCCAGGGTTCCATTCAGCAACCGGCGGTCCACATGGCACCCAACGTGGTGGCCCCTGCGCCGTCCAACCTCCCTCACAATGACTTTTCCATGCCGGCCAATCCCAGCGAAAACAGCGCTCTCTTTACTGGCAACTGCATGGTGCAGGGCGGCGCCCCATTTCAAACACACAGCAACCACAGAGCACCGCAATGGCAGCCGGACCTCCAGCGCCAGCATCAGCCTCTAGCCCATGCCAGCGTGGCTCAGAattcacacacactgccagcTGGCAGCCACAGCCAAGCCTTTGAGAGCCAGCGACTCGCTGGCCTCTGGGCACAGAACTATAACGGAATGAACCAGCCTCCTCCGCACCGAGGCCTGGCCGGCCCCCTGCGGACCAATCCCAGCAGCTGCATGCTGGACAAGCCCTTGCACCCGCCTCCCGCCACACACACCCTCggccaccctcacccccacaccAACGGCAACCTGGCCAGCGCCAACGGCACGGGGCTCGTCCCCGCCATGCAGCTGTGCCAGAGGGGCAACGAGGCACCGGCTCTGCACCAGAGCCCTCCGAAGGGCTACGTCCAATGGGGCCAGGGCCAAGGCATGCCCCCGATGGGCACCGCCGCCACGGGCCAGGAGAACGCCGCCTTTGGCGCGACGCCGCGGCAGCTGCTGCCGGCTAACATTTCCTCGGGCGCGCCAGACGATATGGCAGCCATGCCGCATTACCTGGAcggcaacaaacacacacag ATGCTGAGCCTCCCTACTGAAGACAACGATCTGCTCGCCATACCTCCCCTCGTCGATGGAAATATTTACTTTTCCGATCAGTCACAACTCAACTGTTGCAACTTCTGA
- the LOC115532738 gene encoding aryl hydrocarbon receptor isoform X2, whose translation MKKHNGPNGQGRNGVDVAALSEGDLLLQALNGFVIVVTAEGLVFYSSSTIQDYLGFHQSDVVHQSVYELIHTDDRGMFREQLHFALNPKLYATEQVSALQCSSDQVKYDPERLPPENSSFLERSFVCRFRCLLDNSSGFLALKFQGRLKYLHGQSMMGEDGSRVQSQLALFSIAVPVQTPSILEIRTKTLIFQTKHQLDFTPMGIDNRGKVVLGYSELELCMRGSGYQFIHAADMMYCADNHIRMIKTGESGLSVFRLLSKSSGWVWVQANAKLVYKGGRPDFIIARQRALVNAEGEEHLRQRRLQLPFSFTTGEAMLYEVGPSLDVTQIETSQSFTSGQQEEVGGLLGCFLNQDKNVYVQDSEAQLPVDQVFMESRALVNVPSDPWQALRLQGDDGGNMIKEEGVTSVSAMMNALEDFVENGELVSALEGLDVDAGELMEWENTLKKLSQEENGENADQTKYELESLLSNDIFAYVDNVLFKEIAEANLNTSQSSCFSPVNNNQSDLFGQRAHYSGSGDTCDMMMFQSPAVGANAVSHAKGLSPAVAPQPMHNRPASVAAKGLPPQTPALFNSTQKLSHYGPAIPEAVPRLSATPQLLTDFFNPSVNLPGLNLPKLPLASNDLRTFDPCGQASISHYQGLAGNAMSNQMLSNQTPSKQTLSNQTLANQMLSNQTLSNQTLSNQTLSNQTLANQMLSNQTLSNQMLSNQMLSNQMLSNHTLPNQTLSTTTLSPQSLQPCPLTGGPAAPMGANGHFLQGSIQQPAVHMAPNVVAPAPSNLPHNDFSMPANPSENSALFTGNCMVQGGAPFQTHSNHRAPQWQPDLQRQHQPLAHASVAQNSHTLPAGSHSQAFESQRLAGLWAQNYNGMNQPPPHRGLAGPLRTNPSSCMLDKPLHPPPATHTLGHPHPHTNGNLASANGTGLVPAMQLCQRGNEAPALHQSPPKGYVQWGQGQGMPPMGTAATGQENAAFGATPRQLLPANISSGAPDDMAAMPHYLDGNKHTQMLSLPTEDNDLLAIPPLVDGNIYFSDQSQLNCCNF comes from the exons ATGAAGAAGCACAATGGCCCGAATGGACAGGGCCGGAATGGCGTGGACGTCGCCGCCCTATCTGAGGGCGATCTCCTGCTCCAG GCGTTGAACGGCTTCGTGATCGTGGTCACCGCTGAGGGATTGGTCTTCTACTCCTCTTCCACAATCCAAGACTACCTGGGCTTCCATCAG TCGGACGTGGTCCACCAGAGTGTGTACGAGCTCATCCACACAGATGACCGGGGCATgttcagagagcagcttcacttcGCTCTCAACCCCAAACTCTATGCAACAGAACAAG TGTCGGCCTTGCAGTGCAGCAGCGACCAGGTGAAGTATGACCCCGAGAGACTCCCCCCGGAGAACTCCTCCTTCCTGGAGCGGAGCTTCGTCTGCCGTTTCCGCTGTCTCCTGGACAACTCCTCTGGCTTCCTG gctTTGAAATTCCAAGGGCGCCTGAAGTACCTCCACGGCCAGAGCATGATGGGCGAGGACGGCTCGCGGGTCCAGTCTCAGCTAGCCCTGTTCAGCATCGCCGTCCCCGTCCAGACTCCATCCATCCTGGAGATCAGGACCAAAACACTCATCTTCCAGACCAAGCACCAGCTGGACTTCACCCCGATGGGCATCGACAACAG GGGGAAGGTTGTTCTCGGCTACTCAGAGCTCGAGTTGTGTATGCGAGGCTCGGGGTACCAGTTCATCCATGCAGCTGACATGATGTACTGCGCAGACAACCACATACGCA TGATAAAGACAGGCGAGAGTGGGCTGAGTGTTTTCCGACTGCTGTCCAAATCGAGTGGCTGGGTGTGGGTGCAGGCCAACGCCAAGCTGGTGTACAAAGGAGGGAGACCGGACTTCATCATTGCACGCCAGAGAGCTTTAGT CAATGCCGAGGGAGAGGAGCACCTCAGGCAGCGCCGGCTCCAGCTGCCCTTCAGCTTCACCACGGGGGAGGCCATGCTCTATGAGGTGGGCCCCAGCCTTGACGTCACGCAGATCGAGACCAGTCAAAGCTTCACCAGCggccagcaggaggaggtgggcggcTTACTGGGCTGCTTCCTCAACCAGGACAAGAACGTCTATGTGCAGGACTCGGAGGCCCAGCTCCCGGTGGACCAGGTGTTCATGGAGAGCCGGGCGCTTGTCAACGTGCCCAGCGACCCCTGGCAGGCCCTGCGGCTGCAAGGGGACGACGGCGGGAACATGATCAAGGAGGAGGGCGTCACTTCTGTGTCGGCCATGATGAACGCCCTGGAGGACTTCGTGGAGAACGGGGAGCTGGTGTCGGCCCTGGAGGGGCTGGACGTGGATGCCGGCGAGCTGATGGAGTGGGAGAACACGCTCAAGAAGCTCAGTCAGGAGGAGAACGGCGAAAACGCCGACCAGACCAAGTACGAGCTGGAGAGCCTGCTCAGTAATGACATTTTTGCCTACGTGGACAATGTTTTGTTTAAGGAAATCGCAGAGGCTAATTTAAATACGAGCCAGTCTAGCTGCTTTTCGCCCGTCAACAATAATCAATCCGACCTCTTCGGTCAGAGGGCGCACTACTCTGGCTCCGGGGACACTTGTGACATGATGATGTTTCAGTCGCCTGCTGTTGGCGCAAACGCTGTCTCCCACGCCAAGGGCCTCAGCCCTGCGGTGGCGCCGCAGCCCATGCACAACCGGCCGGCAAGCGTAGCGGCCAAAGGCTTGCCCCCACAAACCCCGGCGTTGTTTAACAGCACTCAGAAACTCTCCCATTATGGACCCGCCATCCCTGAGGCCGTCCCCCGGCTTTCCGCCACCCCTCAGCTGCTCACAGACTTTTTCAACCCCTCCGTCAACCTCCCGGGCCTCAACCTTCCCAAGTTGCCGTTGGCCAGCAACGACCTGCGGACCTTTGATCCTTGTGGACAGGCGTCGATCAGCCACTATCAAGGGCTGGCCGGCAACGCGATGTCCAACCAGATGCTGTCCAACCAGACGCCGTCCAAGCAGACGCTGTCCAACCAGACGCTGGCAAACCAGATGCTCTCCAACCAGACGCTGTCCAACCAGACACTGTCCAACCAGACGCTGTCCAACCAGACGCTGGCAAACCAGATGCTCTCCAACCAGACGCTGTCCAACCAGATGCTCTCCAACCAGATGCTCTCCAACCAGATGCTCTCCAACCACACGCTGCCCAACCAGACGCTGTCCACCACGACGCTGTCGCCTCAGTCCCTCCAGCCATGCCCCCTCACCGGAGGGCCCGCAGCCCCCATGGGGGCCAACGGACACTTTCTCCAGGGTTCCATTCAGCAACCGGCGGTCCACATGGCACCCAACGTGGTGGCCCCTGCGCCGTCCAACCTCCCTCACAATGACTTTTCCATGCCGGCCAATCCCAGCGAAAACAGCGCTCTCTTTACTGGCAACTGCATGGTGCAGGGCGGCGCCCCATTTCAAACACACAGCAACCACAGAGCACCGCAATGGCAGCCGGACCTCCAGCGCCAGCATCAGCCTCTAGCCCATGCCAGCGTGGCTCAGAattcacacacactgccagcTGGCAGCCACAGCCAAGCCTTTGAGAGCCAGCGACTCGCTGGCCTCTGGGCACAGAACTATAACGGAATGAACCAGCCTCCTCCGCACCGAGGCCTGGCCGGCCCCCTGCGGACCAATCCCAGCAGCTGCATGCTGGACAAGCCCTTGCACCCGCCTCCCGCCACACACACCCTCggccaccctcacccccacaccAACGGCAACCTGGCCAGCGCCAACGGCACGGGGCTCGTCCCCGCCATGCAGCTGTGCCAGAGGGGCAACGAGGCACCGGCTCTGCACCAGAGCCCTCCGAAGGGCTACGTCCAATGGGGCCAGGGCCAAGGCATGCCCCCGATGGGCACCGCCGCCACGGGCCAGGAGAACGCCGCCTTTGGCGCGACGCCGCGGCAGCTGCTGCCGGCTAACATTTCCTCGGGCGCGCCAGACGATATGGCAGCCATGCCGCATTACCTGGAcggcaacaaacacacacag ATGCTGAGCCTCCCTACTGAAGACAACGATCTGCTCGCCATACCTCCCCTCGTCGATGGAAATATTTACTTTTCCGATCAGTCACAACTCAACTGTTGCAACTTCTGA